The sequence AGCAGGCCATAGGTGGGATGCGCCCACCGCACTAGGGCCTCAAACCCCGCCAGTTCGCCAGTGGTGCATAGTACCTTGGGTTGGTAGGCCAGCACAAACTCCCGTCGGTCAAGGGCTTGCTCAAGGTCGGCTACGGTGAGCTCGGGGCATTGAAGGGGATCAGGGGCTGCTGCTGCGCTGGGTGGCTCAGGGGCACTGGCGGTATGACCTACCAACAGGTCTCGCAGTTGGGTCGGTGAAAAGGGCTTGGCCAACACCCCAACAATGTCGAGGCCGTGCTCGGCGGCTGAGCGTCCGGCAGCGTCGAGTACTCGACTACCTACGCCGCTGGTGATAATAATTCTGGCTCGGCACGACAGCTTAGCCAGCTTGGCCATCACCTGCAACCCATCCATGGCTGGCATGACTAGATCGAGGGCAATGTGGGTGGGCTGCCACTCGTGCAGCAGGCTGAAGAACCGGGTGGGGTCGGGGGTAAAGTGCACCTCTAGCCCAGCAAATTCGGCAATCCGCTGAATGGTTTCCCCGATCATGGGGTCGTCATCCAGAATTAGTAGGCGGCGATCGCTCATCCCTGCTCTATCTCCTCCCCATCACAATGATTCTTTTTCGCTCCCTGCTCCCCTATCTGCGGCCTAAGGGGTCACTGCCCCTATTCTGCTGCGGCCTGCTCGGTTCTGCCCAACTCTGCTTGCTCATCTAGCACATCACAAATTTTTGGGGCGGGTAGCACCAGCCCAGGGGGTGTGCTCAGCCGCTTTACCTAAGATGCTCAAGTCGTCCTTAGTTTGCCCTTAGTGTATAGTGAACTGTTTTGAATGCTCTTTGACTGACCCTAGGGCATGGAAAATTTAAGGCCGCAGTCTCTAGATGGCATCGCCCAACGATAGGCTGCCCATACCGTTGGCTACAACCCTCTAAGTTACTGCGGAAATTGCCCTGAAGCGATGGTGCGATCGCTGCCGCGACTGCCGCTACTGCCGCGACTGCCGCTACTGTGAGGCGATCGCGGCAAAAGAATGGCATCATGAATGGCGCTCTGCGGCTAGGGCAGCCCGAATTTTCAGCGAGAGTTCAGCTCGACCGTAGGGCTTAGTCAACAGGTGCACACCGGGGTCTAAGCGACCCTGGTGGACGATGGCATTTTCGGTATAGCCAGAGGTGTATAGCACCCGCAACTGGGGCCGCAGTTGTAGCGCCTGATCGGCTAGCTCGCGACCGCTCATGCCGCCAGGCATAACCACATCAGTAAACAAGAGGTCAATGTCGTCTCGCTGACGCAGAATGGCGAGGGCGGCGAGGCCATTGTCGGCGATCAGCACCCGATAGCCAAGCTCCGTTAGCTGGTCTTGGGCGTAACGGCGCACCAGATCATCGTCTTCGACTAGCAAAATTAGCTCTGCTCCACCACTCACCGCCCCGCCGGGTCGCTGGGGCTTTGCCTGATCTCCGCCCCAAAATCGAGGCAAATACATTCTTAAAGTGGTGCCCTGGCCGAGTTCTGAATAGACCTTAATATGGCCCCCAGACTGCTTAATGAAGCCATAGACCATGCTCAACCCTAGGCCGGTGCCTTTGCCCTTTTCTTTGGTGGTGAAAAAGGGCTCAAACACCCGCTCCATATGCTCGGGGGCAATGCCGGTGCCAGTATCTGACACCGCCACCATGACGTACTGCCCAGGCACCACCTCCATATGCTGATTGGCGTAGTCTTGGTTGAGGTGCATATTGGCGGTTTCGATCGTCAGGCGACCGCCTTGGACCATGGCATCGCGGGCGTTGAGGCAGAGATTGAGGAGGGCACTTTCGAGCTGCGATGGGTCGACTAGAGCAGGCCAGAGGCCTGCCCCCTGCACTACCTCGATTTCAATGTGTTCGCCCAGGGTGCGGCGCAGCAGCCCATCCATGTGGGCAATTAACTGGTTGACGTTGACTGCTTCGGGCTCAAGGGCCTGGCGGCGGGCAAAGGCCAGCAGTCGCTGGGTGAGGTCGGCCCCTCGTTTGGCAGCACTGCCAATCATCTCTGCTAGAGGGTGTAAGCGGGAGTCGGCCTCTAGCATTTCGCTGAGCAGCTCGGCGTTGCCCAAAATGACCGTGAGCAGATTGTTGAAGTCGTGGGCGATGCCGCCAGTCAGTTGGCCTACCGACTCAAGGCGTTGGGCCTGGCGCAGATGCTCTTCGATAGCCAATCGATCGCTAATATCTTGAAAATATACGGCTAACCCTTGCTCGGACGGATAGACCCGCGCCTCAAACCAGCAGTTTAAGGGCAGATAAAATTCTCGGAATTCCACCGATCGCCCCTGGTTCATAGCGTTCTCAAACTGCTGTTGAAAAGTGGTGCCAACAGCCTCGGGAAACTCATCCCACAGCGATTTGCCCAGCAACTCAGTTCGCTGGCGTCGCAAAAGCTGTTCGCCCTTGCGGTTAAGGAAGGTAAAATTCCACTGGCGATCGAGGGTAAAGAAAGCATCGGTGATGCTCTCTAAAATGGTGTTGAAGTGATCAGCCAGGTGACGGGCCTCCTGCTCTAGCTCCTTCTGTGCGTGAATGTCGGTGGCGGCACCATACCACTTAATAATCTGGCCGGCCTCATCGCGAATGGGTATGGCCTGCACTAGGTGCCAGCGGTAGGTGTCGTCGTAGCGGCGCAGTCGAAACTCAAAGGTATAGTGGTTGCCGGTCTGCACCGCCTCGGTCCATACGGCTAGGCAGGCATCGCGATCGTCGGGGTGCAGCAGGGTCAGCCAAATCTGACTCGGGTTAGGTTCGGGGTCTAAAATGCCGGTATAACGGTGCAGGGCCTGACTGGCGTAATCGAGCACGCCGGTAGCGTCAGCGGTCCAGACGATCAGGGGCATGGCGTCGGCCAACTGGCGAAACCGCTGCTCGCTGCGCTCGAGGGAAGCCTCGGCCTGCTTTTGATCGGTGATGTCTTGAAATGCTCCCTGCACAATGGTGATCTGGCCCTGGGCATTGCGGATGGGCTGGCCAATGGCGCGTACCCAAACCCGATTGCCTTGGGCGGTGATAATTTGCAGTTCTTCGTTGAACGGGATGCCCTGTTGGGCACAGGCGGTGAAGACTTCGGCAATGCGATCGCGGTACTCTGGGGCGTAGAAGTTTAGGCCTTGCTCCACGGTGGGCGAGAAGTCGGGGCCAACTTCATGGATGCGGCGGACCTCATCGGACCAAATGGAGATCGCTTCGGGCAACCGCACCAGCCAGCCCCCCATATGGCCCACCTCGCTAGCAATTTCGAGCAGGGTCTGCTGCGATCGCAGCGTGTCGTAGGTCTCGCTGAGCGCCCGTTGAGCCGCTTTGACCTGCTTCAGATAGCGCAAAACCATTAGCGTCAGGCCACCAGTGGTGACGATCGCCACCACTGAGAGCAGCCGATTGGCAAGGACGTAGGCGATCGGAAACCCGACGGGGGCGGGGGGCGAGATCCAAAAGCCCAACCCTGCTAACCCCACCGCTGCCGCCACTGTGCCCAGGACCCACCGCTCTCGCCGCGACAGTGCGGCCACCATCACCACCAACGGGTAGAGGGTGCCGTGGGCGAAACCCAAAGGCGTCAGGGCGTCGGTTGCAAAGACAACTACCAGACCAGCCAGGGTGACGATCTTGGCGAAGCGAGGCGCAATCCGAAGTATCCAATGGGTCATAGCCGTGGTGAAACAAGAAATCGCATTAGCTCACTCTGGGGTTGCAAAGGAGACTTTGAGTAGGCTAAAGCTGATCGCTGATCGCCACAAACCGGTGTGGTTATTTTATCTCGGCGATCGCTAGAGCTTTACAAATTCTCAGAGCTTTATCAATCCCCAACGTTGGCCCTCGGCAGCCGGGCTAGGGCTAACTCAACAGACTCTGACCATTGCACCAACCATGGCTCGACACCGGTCAGGAATACTGAGTACCGCTGAGACTCCAGGGTGAGAATTCTCTGAGGACGATGGGATGGTCGGTGTCCTAAGCTGTAGCAACGGCCACTGTGCTTAGAAACTTGACCCTTGCCACAGTTGACTGTGGCTCAAGGGTCACCCTAGCTAGAGGCACGTTGCCCTAGCTACAGCGCCTCTGCTACAACGCTGGTTTCACCCCTGAAGTAGCAACCAACATATTTAACCTGGGTACTCTCAAGGGTACGTTCCCTGCCCCCTGTCGGTCCATGTCCACCGGCTTCTATGCTCTAAGGAGCAATGGCCTATGACTTCTGTTTCTCTGCCCGCCAATGAAGCCTGTCGTTTGCAGGCACTCTATGAGTACGGCATTCTCGACACTCCCCCGACTGATGGGTTTGACACGATCGCCCAGATGGCGGCAACGGTGTGTCAAATGCCGATCGCCCTAGTCAGCCTGGTCGATCGGCAGCGGCAGTGGTTTAAGGCGCGGGTGGGTCTAGCTCTTGCTGAAACGCACCGAGACCTGGCGTTTTGTGCCCATGCTATTTTACAGGCCGAGCTGTTTGAGGTACCTGACACCCACCTCGACCCTCGTTTTCGCGACCATCCCCTGGTGACTGGGGAACCACACATTCGCTTCTATGGGGGCATGCCCCTGGTGACTGCCGAGGGACATAGCCTCGGCACCCTCTGTGTGATCGATCGCGTGCCGCGTATCTTAACGCCTATGCAGCGCCAAACCCTAGAGATGTTGGCGGTCCAGGTGATGGCTCAGCTCGAGCTGCACCGCCAGGTTGAGCAGCTTCACCAGGCCGATCTAGACCGTCAGCAGCTGCAAGCCACCCTGCGGCTGCAAGAGCGGGCAATGGCTGCCAGCAACAATGGCATTGTGATCACCGATGCCACTCAGCCCGACAACCCAATTATCTACGTCAATCCCAGCTTTGAGCGCATCACCGGCTATAGTGCTGCCGAAGCCGTGGGGCGCAACAGCCGCTTTTTACAAAATGGTCATACTGAGCAGGCGGGCCTGCACATTTTGCGCCAGTCTTTAGCTGAAGGTAAAGACTGCACCGTAGAGGTGATTAACTATCGCAAAAACAACGAGTCGTTTTGGAACCAGCTCAGCATTTCACCGATTTGTGACCCTGAGGGCCAGATCACTCATTTTGTTGGCATTCAGACCGATATTTGCGATCGCAAGCGGTCTGAGGCCCAGCTGCACCGGCACCTGTACGAGCTAGAGCAAGCCCGCTGCGCTGCCGAAGCTGCTAACCAGGCTAAAAGCGAATTTTTAGCCATGATGAGCCACGAAATTCGCACCCCCATGAATGCTGTGATCGGCATGACTAGCCTGCTGCTCGACACCGCCCTCACCGACCAGCAGCGCGACTTTGTCGAAACCACTCGTAATGCGGGCGATGCCCTGCTCACGATCATCAACGATATTCTCGACTTTTCAAAAATAGAGTCGGGCAAACTCGATCTCGAAACTCAGCCGTTTAACCTGCGCACCTGCCTGGAAGAAGCGCTCGATTTGTTATCTACCAAGGCTTCTGAAAAGGGGCTAGAACTGGCCTATCTACTGCCCGCCGAGGTGCCTTTGCACCTGCTGGGAGATGTCAGCCGTCTACGCCAGGTACTGGTTAATCTGGTCGGCAACGCCATCAAATTTACGTCCCAGGGAGAAGTGATTGTTACTGTCACCAGCCAGCGCACTCGCGCCGATGACCAGATCACCCTACAAGTAGCGGTTAAAGATACGGGCATTGGCATTCCTGCCGATCGCTTAGACCGGCTATTTCAGCCCTTTAGTCAGGTTGATACGTCAACGACCCGATACTACGGCGGCACGGGCCTGGGCCTGGCAATTAGCAAGCGCCTATGCGAACTGATGGGGGGCACCGTCTGGGTAGAGAGCACCGAGGGTCAGGGATCTACCTTTTACTTTACGCTCCAGGCCCAGATTGACCGCTCGCCGACGACTGTTGTCGCCCCCTCCTCTGCCGTGCTTCAGGGCTGCCACCTGTTGGTGGTAGATGACAATGCCACTAACCGCCGAATTCTTGAACTCCAGCTTGAGTCATGGGGCATGACCAGCGTGGCCGTAGATTCGGGCGCTGCGGCCCTGGCTACGCTGGCTAGTCAGAGCTTTGATCTAGCCATTCTCGACATGCAGATGCCGCAGATGGATGGTCTGACCCTGGCTCAGATGATTCGTCAGCAGTTTTCGCAACGATCCTTGCCCCTGGTGATGTTGACCTCTATGGGCTGTCCCCCAACTGTGGTTGAGCACAACCTCTTTGCGGCCTACCTGCCCAAGCCGGTAAGGCAGTCGCAGCTAATGGCGGCTTTGGTCTCGGCTCTGGTTGGGCAATCCCAGCCGGTACGGGTGCTGCCCCGACCCGAACCCAGTGGGTACGACGCTACCCTGGGCCAGCGCTACCCCCAGCGCATTTTGCTGGCCGAAGACAACGTTGTCAACCAGAAGGTGGCGCTGCAAATTTTGTGTCGGCTGGGCTATCGGGCCGATGTGGCGGCCAACGGCCTAGAGGTGCTCACTGCCCTAGATCAACAGCCCTACGACCTAGTGCTGATGGATGTGCAAATGCCGGAAATGGACGGTCTGGAGGCTACTCGGCAGATTATTCAGCGGCAGTATAGCCGTCGCCCCCGGATTGTCGCGATGACGGCCAACGCCATGCAGGGCGATCGCGAGCGGTGCATGCAAGCGGGCATGGATGATTACATTAGTAAGCCCATTCGGATTGAGGAGCTCACCCGGGTGCTAGAGGTGCCAGTCTCCCCTGGCGACCCGGTCGAGTTGACAACTCTGCAAGAGCTGGCGGCTACCGTTGGCGGTGACAGCCCCGACTTTATGGTCGATCTGATTGGCAGCTATCTGGAGAGTACTGACCAACTGCTAACTGAAATGGCAACAGCCTACTATCAGCACGACTGGTCAACGCTCAAACGGGCTGCCCACACCCTAAAGTCGAGCAGCGCGACCGTTAGCGCCCCGGCTCTGGCCGCTCTCTGCCATAGGCTAGAGATGGCCATCACCGAAGCCCCAGACGTTACCCCCGAAAGCTCAGAGATGGCAGCTCAGATCAGTGCCATTCGCCGAGCGGCAAATCAGGTCAAAACGGCACTGCACGATGCCCTAAAGTCTTGGGAGGCCCCTGGCCTATGCTAGTGCAACCCGAACCCGAGTCAGCCACAATTTTGGTGGTCGACGATGACCCGTTTACTCGCCATATGCTGACGCGCTACCTGGTACGCGAGGGGTATAGGGTGATAGAAGCGGCCAATGGCGAGGCGGCGCTTGACCTCTACTGGCGCGATCTACCTGACCTGGTGTTGCTTGATGCGCTCATGCCTGTTATTGACGGGTTTGAAGTGTGTAAGCGGCTGCATACGATGGCCCCAGGCAGCCCGGCCCCAGTCCTGATGATTACGGGTTTAGAGGACGAAAAATCGGTCGATCAGGCCTTTGAGATTGGGGTAGCTGATTACATTACCAAACCGATTAACTGGGCGGTGCTGCGGCAGCGGGTACGCCGCCTGATTGCGCAGCATCGCCTTGAACAGCAGCTGCGAGAGGCCAACTACCAGCTCCAGCAGCTGACTGTGATCGATAGCCTGACCCAGGTAGCTAACCGCCGCCGCTTTGATGAATATCTGCTGCAAGAGTGGGGCCGAGCCCTACGCGAACATCAGCCCCTGTCGCTGGTGATCTGCGATATCGACCACTTTAAGCACTACAACGACCACTACGGTCACCAGGCGGGCGATCGCTGTCTGCAAGTAGTAGCCAAAACCCTCAGCCAGTCGATTCACCGCATAGCTGACTTAGTCACGCGCTACGGCGGAGAAGAGTTCGCAATTGTTTTGCCTAACACTACCCTGGAGGGGGCAACCCAGGTCAGCGATCGCCTCGTCAGATCCGTGCAGGCTCTGGCCCTGCCGCACCAAATGTCGCCTACCAGCGCTGTGGTAACCCTCAGCTGCGGAGTAGCGAGTCTCATCCCCATGCCCGATTACTTACCCTCAGACCTGGTGTTTACTGCCGACCAGGCTCTTTATCAAGCCAAAAACCGAGGCCGCAACCAGTTTAGGGCGATCTATGTCATGCCGCCCAACACCGGGCAGTCCGTCAATGTGATGGTTTAGGCTTACCTATCTTTGGCTTTGGGTTCAGCGACTTGGTTCACCAAATTGGTCCCTGATTGAGCACAATCGACCAGAGCGAGACTCCCACAGGTGAGCTTAAAAATGCTAAGGTTCTATGCCCTTGGCTAGATTTCTCTCGACTTGGGTATGGCTGCTTTGTTTGCCCAAACCCCAGCGCCAGTGCCCTCTGCACGGTCTTTTACGATGGTAACTGCGATGCCGACTGCCATGGTTGTGTGCCCCCACTCTTTGGCCTCGACAGCGGGGCTCAACATTTTGAGTCAGGGGGGCAATGCGATCGATGCGGCGATCGCCGTTCAGGCTGCCCTCAGCGTGGTCTACCCTCACATGACCGGCCTGGGGGGCGACGGTTTTTGGCTTGGGTATCACGCGCGCTCGGCGCAGCTCTACGGTTTGAATGGTTCGGGGCGGGCCGGGGCGGGGTGCGATCGCACTCTGTTTGCCCGGCTGGGGCTAGACGCCATTCCCCAGCGCGGTCCCCAGGCGGTGATCACGGTGCCAGGCGGGGTCTCGGCCTGGGGAGAAGCCCACCAGCGGTTGGGGCATCTGCCCTGGGCCGACCTCTTGCAACCGGCGATCGCCCTAGCCGAGCAGGGCTACCCGGTGTCGGCCTCTCAGGCTCGCTGGACGCGGGTAAATGCCGATCACCTGCGGGCCTATGGTGGCGCGGTTAATCCCTTCTTGCCCGGCGGCGCACCCCCTAAAGCGGGAGCCTTGATCACGAACAAGCCCCTGGGAGCAACCCTGCGGCGGCTGGCGGCGGCTGGCCCCCAAGACTTTTACCAGGGCGAGATTGCCGCCACCCTCGTCACCTACTTAAGCGAGCTGGGCGGGTATCTCACTAAAGCCGATTTTGCTCGCCACACCGCCACTTGGGTAGAGCCGATTAGCACCACCTACCGAGGTTATCGGGTGTGTCAGCTGCCACCCAATACCCAGGGCTTTACGGTGCTGCAAATGCTCAATGTGCTGGAGGGGTTTAATCTGCACACCGTGGGCCACGGCACCGCTGACTACTACCACCTGCTGGTGGAGGCCACTAAGCTGGCCTTTGCCGATCGCGATCGCTGGCTGAGCGACCCTGACTTTACCGATATTCCCCTAGCCGAGCTGATTTCTAAACCCTACGGCGA is a genomic window of Nodosilinea sp. E11 containing:
- a CDS encoding PAS domain S-box protein — protein: MTHWILRIAPRFAKIVTLAGLVVVFATDALTPLGFAHGTLYPLVVMVAALSRRERWVLGTVAAAVGLAGLGFWISPPAPVGFPIAYVLANRLLSVVAIVTTGGLTLMVLRYLKQVKAAQRALSETYDTLRSQQTLLEIASEVGHMGGWLVRLPEAISIWSDEVRRIHEVGPDFSPTVEQGLNFYAPEYRDRIAEVFTACAQQGIPFNEELQIITAQGNRVWVRAIGQPIRNAQGQITIVQGAFQDITDQKQAEASLERSEQRFRQLADAMPLIVWTADATGVLDYASQALHRYTGILDPEPNPSQIWLTLLHPDDRDACLAVWTEAVQTGNHYTFEFRLRRYDDTYRWHLVQAIPIRDEAGQIIKWYGAATDIHAQKELEQEARHLADHFNTILESITDAFFTLDRQWNFTFLNRKGEQLLRRQRTELLGKSLWDEFPEAVGTTFQQQFENAMNQGRSVEFREFYLPLNCWFEARVYPSEQGLAVYFQDISDRLAIEEHLRQAQRLESVGQLTGGIAHDFNNLLTVILGNAELLSEMLEADSRLHPLAEMIGSAAKRGADLTQRLLAFARRQALEPEAVNVNQLIAHMDGLLRRTLGEHIEIEVVQGAGLWPALVDPSQLESALLNLCLNARDAMVQGGRLTIETANMHLNQDYANQHMEVVPGQYVMVAVSDTGTGIAPEHMERVFEPFFTTKEKGKGTGLGLSMVYGFIKQSGGHIKVYSELGQGTTLRMYLPRFWGGDQAKPQRPGGAVSGGAELILLVEDDDLVRRYAQDQLTELGYRVLIADNGLAALAILRQRDDIDLLFTDVVMPGGMSGRELADQALQLRPQLRVLYTSGYTENAIVHQGRLDPGVHLLTKPYGRAELSLKIRAALAAERHS
- a CDS encoding response regulator codes for the protein MTSVSLPANEACRLQALYEYGILDTPPTDGFDTIAQMAATVCQMPIALVSLVDRQRQWFKARVGLALAETHRDLAFCAHAILQAELFEVPDTHLDPRFRDHPLVTGEPHIRFYGGMPLVTAEGHSLGTLCVIDRVPRILTPMQRQTLEMLAVQVMAQLELHRQVEQLHQADLDRQQLQATLRLQERAMAASNNGIVITDATQPDNPIIYVNPSFERITGYSAAEAVGRNSRFLQNGHTEQAGLHILRQSLAEGKDCTVEVINYRKNNESFWNQLSISPICDPEGQITHFVGIQTDICDRKRSEAQLHRHLYELEQARCAAEAANQAKSEFLAMMSHEIRTPMNAVIGMTSLLLDTALTDQQRDFVETTRNAGDALLTIINDILDFSKIESGKLDLETQPFNLRTCLEEALDLLSTKASEKGLELAYLLPAEVPLHLLGDVSRLRQVLVNLVGNAIKFTSQGEVIVTVTSQRTRADDQITLQVAVKDTGIGIPADRLDRLFQPFSQVDTSTTRYYGGTGLGLAISKRLCELMGGTVWVESTEGQGSTFYFTLQAQIDRSPTTVVAPSSAVLQGCHLLVVDDNATNRRILELQLESWGMTSVAVDSGAAALATLASQSFDLAILDMQMPQMDGLTLAQMIRQQFSQRSLPLVMLTSMGCPPTVVEHNLFAAYLPKPVRQSQLMAALVSALVGQSQPVRVLPRPEPSGYDATLGQRYPQRILLAEDNVVNQKVALQILCRLGYRADVAANGLEVLTALDQQPYDLVLMDVQMPEMDGLEATRQIIQRQYSRRPRIVAMTANAMQGDRERCMQAGMDDYISKPIRIEELTRVLEVPVSPGDPVELTTLQELAATVGGDSPDFMVDLIGSYLESTDQLLTEMATAYYQHDWSTLKRAAHTLKSSSATVSAPALAALCHRLEMAITEAPDVTPESSEMAAQISAIRRAANQVKTALHDALKSWEAPGLC
- a CDS encoding PleD family two-component system response regulator — encoded protein: MLVQPEPESATILVVDDDPFTRHMLTRYLVREGYRVIEAANGEAALDLYWRDLPDLVLLDALMPVIDGFEVCKRLHTMAPGSPAPVLMITGLEDEKSVDQAFEIGVADYITKPINWAVLRQRVRRLIAQHRLEQQLREANYQLQQLTVIDSLTQVANRRRFDEYLLQEWGRALREHQPLSLVICDIDHFKHYNDHYGHQAGDRCLQVVAKTLSQSIHRIADLVTRYGGEEFAIVLPNTTLEGATQVSDRLVRSVQALALPHQMSPTSAVVTLSCGVASLIPMPDYLPSDLVFTADQALYQAKNRGRNQFRAIYVMPPNTGQSVNVMV
- the ggt gene encoding gamma-glutamyltransferase yields the protein MPTAMVVCPHSLASTAGLNILSQGGNAIDAAIAVQAALSVVYPHMTGLGGDGFWLGYHARSAQLYGLNGSGRAGAGCDRTLFARLGLDAIPQRGPQAVITVPGGVSAWGEAHQRLGHLPWADLLQPAIALAEQGYPVSASQARWTRVNADHLRAYGGAVNPFLPGGAPPKAGALITNKPLGATLRRLAAAGPQDFYQGEIAATLVTYLSELGGYLTKADFARHTATWVEPISTTYRGYRVCQLPPNTQGFTVLQMLNVLEGFNLHTVGHGTADYYHLLVEATKLAFADRDRWLSDPDFTDIPLAELISKPYGDRRRARLSMAVAQNPSAPTLGGDTAYTAVVDGEGNAVSIIQSLYFDFGAAVVPAELGFPLQNRGALFTLDPDHPNALEPGKRPFHTLMPGLVLTAAGQPYLVLGTMGGEGQPQTQLALLTRMIDFDFDPQTAIDLPRWVWGRTWGEASTQLALESRIATEVQQALAQRGHQVAEAPAWADQMGHAHAIEIRQEGLRGGCDRRSDGAIASL